The stretch of DNA AAGACCGGACAGCGCGTCCACACCATCGGGCAGGCCTTCGACACCCTGTACATCGTCAACTCGGGCTTCCTGAAAACCGTACTCATCGACGAGTTCGGCAACGAGCAGGTGCTGAGCTTCCCGATGAAGGGCGACATGCTGGGCGTGGACGGCATCCACACCCGCCACTACGCCTCGGAAGCGGTGGCCCTGTCCGACTGCGACCTGATCCTGCTGCCCTTCAAGAAACTCACCGCCCTCGGCCGCGTCCATGCCGAGCTCGAGAACATGATGTACGGCGTCATGAGCCGCGAACTGGTGCGCGAGCAGACCATGATCGGCATGCTCGGCGCCCTCTCGGCCGAGGCGCGGGTCGCCCGCTTCCTGGTCTCGCTGGCCGACCGCTTCGCCGCGATGGGCTACTCGAGCAAGCTGTTCAACCTGCGCATGACCCGCCACGAGATCGGCAGCTACCTCGGCCTGACGCTCGAAACCGTCAGCCGCACCCTGTCGGCCTTCAACGAGATCGGCCTGATCACCGTCGACCAGCGCACCATCGGCATCAAGGATGCCGAAGCGCTCAAGACCCTGCGCCGCCTGCCGCCCTCGCGCTCGCGCACCAAGGGTGGCGCCAAGCAGAAGGCCGAGAGCGAGCAGCCGGGCGACGACCAGGTGCTGGCCACTGCCTGAACAGCTAGCTAAAAAACAACAAGGCCGGCGTCCGCGAGGATGCGGGCCTTGCCTTTTTCAGGGTTGCGCTGTGTTCCAGTGTTACTGATCCCGCGACAACACACCATTGTTCACCCGCACCCGGTCCCCCTGGCGGAATCCCGGATCGTTCTCGAACTGCAGAGTCTGGGTCGCGCCGCTGGTGGCATAGCGCACCACCACTTCGTAACGCTGGTCGCGGTTCATGTTGCGCTGCACGTTGCGCCCGGCCAGGCCGCCCGCCACCGCGCCGGCCACCGTGGCGGCGGTCCGGCCGCTGCCGCTGCCGACCTGGCTGCCGAGCAGGCCGCCAATGACGGCGCCGCCCGCCGTGCCCAGGTAGTTGCCGTTACCCGACACTTCGATCACGTTCACCGCCTCGACGGTCGCGCAGTTGGTGCAGTAGCGCGCCTGGCGCGGCTCGCTGACGCGTGCGCCCGCCAGCAGCGGGCGGCCCAGCACCGCGGTGGCGTTATGGCCGTTGGCGCGGATGGTGGCCGTCACGCGGCTGTTCGGGGCGATGCGGTCGGCGTTGCGGATCGTATACACGGCCTCGTACTCGCCCGGCCGCACTTCCGGCAGGAAGAACACGCCGCGTGCGCCGGCGATCGCCACCTCGACGCGGCCGCCCGGGGTGCCGGACACCGTGAAGCGCAGCTCGTTGCCCGGGCTCAGGTCCGGGCTGCCCAGCACGTTGAAGCGCTCGATCGCCGGGCTGCTTGCCAGCTGGCCGCGCCGTTCGCGCGGCGCGTTCGGCTGCAGCAGCGATTCGCTCAGCAGGCTGGTGGCGACCTGGTTGCCCAGGCGCAGGTTGGCAGTGACGCCGCTTTCCGGGCGGATGCGGTCGTGGGTGCCGATGGTATAGGTGCCGGTGTACTGGCCCGGCTCGACTTCGGTCAGGTTCAGGTTGCGGGTGGCGCCGTCGATGCGCAGGGTGGCGGTGCCGCCGGGGCTGCCGTACAGGTCGAAATGCAGCTCGACGCCGGGCGTCAGGCGGCGCACTTCCTCCACGTTGAATCCGTTGATGACCGGCCCGTAGGCGCGGTTGGTCTGGTATGGCTGGGCGTGGGCAGCGATGCCACCCGTCACGACTGGTCCGAGTCCGATTACAGCGGCGAACGCGGCTTGCAGCAGCTTGCGGAAAACCATGGCTTTTCCCCCTTGTCGATGTCGATACCCGGATCAATCTCTAGCTACCAAGAATTGTCGCCCCGGCACGACAGAGGGTCGGTACGCTATCGTACGCAGTGGACGGCCTCGCCCGAGCTGACGTAGATGCTGTCGCCCGATTCCGGGCGGATCGCATGGCCGCCGGTGAAGGCGCCGAAGGATGGCAGGATCATGCGCTCGGGCCCCACCACGAAGCACGGCAGGCGCAGCGCGTCGAAGCGGGTGGCCAGCACGTACACCGGGTGGATGTGGCCGGCCAGGGCGTAGCCCGGGGTTGCGAGGTCGGGATGGTGGCAGAAGGCGAAGGGGCCGAGCGCATGCGGCTCGTCCACCAGGTCGATGGCCAGCTGCGCGGACGGGTCGCCCGCATGGCGGTCGTGGTTGCCGCGCACCAGCGTGAGCTGCAGGTCGCGACGCCGCTCGCGCCAGGCCAGCATGGCCTGCTGGGTGGCGCTGGCATGGGCTGCGCGCGCGTGCAGGAAGTCGCCCAGGAACACGATGTGGCGCGCGCCGTGCGCCTCGACCAGGGCGTCGAGCCCTTGCAGGTTCTCGGTGGTGGTCCCGCGCGGCACCGGCACGCCGAGGGCGCGGAAGGCCGCCGCCTTGCCGAAATGGATGTCGGCGACGACCAGCATCTTTTCAGCCGGCCAGTACAGCGCCTTCTCCGGCAGCAGCAGCACGGTCTCGCCGGCGACACGGACGGCGACGCTGCTCATGCCGCGGCCGCCTTCTCCAGCTCGCGCACCATGCGCGCCACCCGGTCGGACAGCTTCTCGGTGCTGACCTTTTCGCGGAAGCGCTCGACCATCAGGGCGAAGCCGAAGGGCGTGGCGCGCTTGACTTCGCGGTAGGCGACGCGGCGTCCGTGCAGCTCGACCAGCGTCTCGCGCAGGCGCGTCAGTTCCAGCTCCTGCTCCAGCACCTCGCGCTGGGCCTGGGTGAGCAGCAGGTTGCCGGAGTCGTGCTTGCGGAAGACTTCGAAGAACAGCGAGGACGAGGCCTGCAGCTGGCGGTTCGACTTCGGCTGGCCGGGATAGCCCTGGAACACCAGGCCGGCGATGCGCGCCACCTCGCGGAAGCGCTGCTGCGACAGCTGGGTCGCGTTCAGGCTGCCCAGCACGTCTTCCAGCAGGCAGTCGGTCGTGAACAAGTCCACACCGATGCCCGTCTCGGCGGCGAAGATGCGGGTCCAGTCCACCGGCTCGGGCGTGAGCAGTTCGAACCCGTAATCGTTGATCGCGATCGAGAAGGTCGAGGGCTGCACGCGCCCGATCCGGTAGGCGAACAGCGAGGCCAGCCCCATGTGCACCGAACGCCCGGCGAAGGGATAGACGAACAGGTGCCAGCCTTCGCGGCTCTTCATGCTCTCCAGGACCAGGGTCTCATTGGTCGGGAGCGCCGACCAGCGGCACTGGATCTCGATGAGCGGCCGGATCGCCTCCATCTCCGGACTGTCGTAGACGCCGGCCGACGCCAGGCGCAGCTCTTCCAGCGCCGCATGGGCCAGCTCCGAGGACATCGGCATCTTGGCTCCGCCCCAGCGCGCGATCGCCCCGCGGTTGCTGGTGGCGCGCTTGACGAAGGCCGTCATCTCGTGGACCCGCACGAATTCCAGGATGCGCCCGCCGAACAGGAAGTGGTCGCCCGGCTTCATGCGCGAGATGAAGGATTCCTCGACGCTGCCGATGCGTCCCCCGCTCATGTACTTCACCGAGATGGTCGAGTCGGACACGATGGTGCCGATGCCCATGCGGTGGCGCCGCCCGATCGCCGTATCCGGCACCCGGTACACGCCCTCCTCGTCCGGCAGCACGCGCCGGTATTCCGGATAGGCGAGCAGGCTCTGGCCGCCGCGCGCGACGAAGTCGAGCGCCCACTGCCATTCCTCTTCGTCCAGGTTGCGGTAGGACCAGGCGCGCCTGACCTCCTCGTACAAGGCGCTGGAGGTGAAACCGCCGCCCAGCGCCACCGTCACCAGGTGCTGCACCAGCACGTCGAAGGGTTTATTCGGCACGTAGCGCCCTTCGATGCGGCGCGCCGCCACCGCCTTCTTGGCGCCGGCCGCCTCCAGCAGTTCCAGGCTGTTGGTCGGCACCAGGGTCACGCGCGACACCCGCCCCGGCGCGTGGCCGCTGCGCCCGGCGCGCTGCAGCAGGCGCGCGATGCCCTTGGCGCTGCCCACCTGCAGCACGCGCTCGACCGGCAGGAAGTCCACGCCCAGGTCCAGGCTGGCGGTGCAGATCACGGCCTTCAGCTCGCCCTTCTTCAAGCCCATCTCGACCCACTCGCGCACTTCGCGGTCGAGCGAACCGTGGTGCAGCGCGACCAGGCCGGCCCAGTCGGGGCGCTCGTCGATGATGTTCTGGTACCAGATCTCGGACTGGGCGCGGGTATTGGTAAACACCAGGGTCGCCTCGTGCTGCTCGATCTCGCGGATCACGGCCCCCAGCATCTGCAGGCCCATGTGGCCGCCCCAGGGAAAGCGCGCCACGTTCTCGGGGATCAGGCAGTCCACCACGATCTGCTTGCGCAGGTCGCCCTCGACCAGCACGCCCTCGTCGCCGCCGAGCAGCACCTGGCGCGCCAGGTCCAGGTTGCCCATGGTGGCGGACACGCCCCAGATCAGCAGTTCCGGGCGCCAGTGGCGCAGCCGCGCCAGCGCCAGCTGGACCTGCACGCCGCGCTTGCTGCCCATCAGTTCGTGCCACTCGTCGATGACGATCATGTCCAGGTGCCTGAACTGCTCGGCGGCCGCGGCGTGGCTGAGCATCAGCGACAGGCTCTCGGGCGTGGTGACCAGCGCCGCCGGCATCTTGCGCGCCTGGCGCGCCCGCTCGGCCGAGCCGGTGTCGCCTGTGCGGGCGCCGACTTGCCACTCGGGCATCAGCTCGGCCGCCGTCGCTTCGAGGGCACGCATGGTGTCGGCGGCCAGGGCGCGCATCGGGGTGATCCACAACACCCGCAGGCCGGCGGTATGGCGGCCGGTCTTGAGGCCGGCGCGCTGCAGGGCGGCGAACCAGACCGCGAAGGTCTTGCCGGCGCCGGTGTTCGCATGCAGCAGGCCGGACTGCCCTTTGAGCGCCGCCTTCCATACATTGCGCTGGAACGGGAACACTGTCCAGCCACGTGCGGCGAACCAGGCGTCGATGCGTTCGGTGACGGGGTTTTTGCTCATGCCTTGCTCATGCACCAGCCGCGGCCAGCAGGCCTTTCAGCGTATCGAGGGTATCGGCCTCCTCGACCGGTTTGTCGAGACGGCGCCGCAGAATGCGCGGGAAGCGCACCGCGATACCGGCCTTGTGGCGGGTCGACAGGGCGATGCCCTCGAAGCCGATCTCGAACACCATGCTCGGCTTCACCGAGCGCACCGGCCCGAATTTCTCGATGGTGGTCTTGCGCACCGCATTGTCGACCTGCCGGATCTCGGCGTCCGTGAGCCCGGAATAGGCCTTGGCGAACGGCACCAGCCGCCGTTCCTCGCCCTCGCCGTCCCATACGGCGAAGGTGTAGTCGGTGTAGAGCGAGGCGCGGCGCCCGCTGCCGGCCTGGGCGTAGATCAGCACCGCATCCACCGTATAGGGATCGATCTTCCACTTCCACCAGGTGCCGACGTCCTTGGTGCGGCCCACGCCGTACTGGGCGTTCCTCGCCTTGAGCATCATGCCCTCGACGCCGCGCTCGCGCGATTCGGCGCGCAGGCTGGCCAACGCGTCCCAGTGATCCGCCCTGATGACCGGCGACAGGCGCAGTTGCGGCAGGCCGATCGCCGCCACCTCGGTTTCCATCAGTGCGCGCCGCTCGTGCTGGGGCAGCGCGCGCAGGTCGACGCCGCCGAATTCGAGCAGGTCGTAGCAGCACAGCACCGCCGGCAGTTCGTTCAAGAGCTTGGCGCTCAGGGTCTTGCGGCCGATGCGCTTCTGCAGGTCGGCGAACGGCGCCGGCGCCTCGACGCCGGGCTGCCAGATCAGGACTTCGCCATCGAGCACCGTGCCCTCCGGGATGGGCACGCCGGCCAGCTCGGGAAAGCGCTCGGTGATCAGGTCTTCGCCGCGCGACCAGAGGAAATTCTGGCCGCCGCGGCGCACCAGCTGGGCGCGGATGCCGTCGTACTTCCACTCCACCTGCCAGTCGTCGATGTCGCCCAGCGCGGCGGGTTCGCCCTGCAGCTGGTGCGCCAGGAAGAAGGGATAGGGCTGGCCGCCGCGCTGCTTGTGCTCGTCGTCCGACTGCGCGGCGATCAGCTGGAGGAAACTGGTGGCGGTGGGCCGCATCGAGTTGTCGGTCCAGCCCATCAGGCGCTGGGCGATCAGCTTGCTGTCGACGGCGGCAATCGCGGCCAGCGCACGCGTGACCAGGAGGCGCGACACGCCCACCCGGAACCCGCCGCCGATGAGCTTGACGAACAGGAAGCGCTCGCGCCAGTCGAGTTCATCCCAGGCGGCGTACAGGGCTTGCCTGATCGTGCCCGGATCGGCGCCGCGCAGCGGACCGATCCTGTGCTCCATCCATTCGGCCAGGCCGACGTCGCTGCGCCGGGTCGGCGGCGGCAGGATGTGGGCAATGGTCTCGGCCATGTCGCCCACCGCGTGGTAGGACTCGTCGAACAGCCACTCGTCCAGGCCCGCGTAGTCGATCGCGTACTGGCGCAGCAATTTGGTCGGCACCGCTTGCCGGGGCTTGCCGCCGGCCAGGAAGTACACCGCCCAGGCCGCGTTTTCGGGCGCGGCGTGCGAGAAGTAGGACTGCAGGGCGTCGAGCTTGCGGGTAGTGGAGGTGGTGTCGTCGAGTTCGGCGTAGAGGCGGGCGAATTCACGCATCGGGCGCCCCCTCTTCCGCTTCCTTTGGCGCCTCGTTCGGCGCCTCGTTCGGCGCCTTGTGTGCCGCCGCGCCGGCCGGTGGCAGCGCCTCGTCCTCTTCCTCGTCGCCGTATTCGGTATCGAAGCCCTTGGCGTCCAGCCCGTTCTGGCACAGCCAGCGCACCATGGTCGGGATCGAGCCGTGGGTGACGATGATTTGCTGCGCCTCGGTGGCCTTGATGGCGCTCATCAGGCCGGGCCAGTCGGCATGGTCGGACAGCACGAAGCCGCGGTCGACGCCGCGCCGCCGCCGCGCCCCGCGCAGCAGCATCCAGCCGCTGGCGAAGGAATCGCTGTAGTCGCCGAAGCGCTTCATCCAGGGCGAGCCGCTGGCGGACGGCGGTGCGATCACGATCGCGCGCCGTAGTAGCGCCTTGTCGATCTCGCTGACCATGACGGTGTCGGGCAGTTCGACCCCGCCGGCGCGATACACCCGGTTGAGCGGCTCCACCGCGCCATGGCAGACGATCGGTCCGATCGACGGATCCAGGCGCGACAGGATGCGCTGGGCCTTCCCGAAGGCGTAGGCGAACACCACGCTGCAGCGCCCTTCCTCGGCATTGCGGCGCCACCAGGCGTTCATCTCGTCGATGACCTGCTGCTCGGGGTCCCAGCGGTAGATCGGCAGGCCGAAGGTGGATTCGGTAATGAAGGTGTCGCAGCGCACCGGCTCGAAGGGGGCGCAGGTCTTGTCGGGTTCGACCTTGTAGTCGCCCGAGGCCACCCAGACCTCGCCGCCGCACTCCATGCGGATTTGCGCCGATCCGAGCACGTGGCCGGCCGGGTGCAGCGAGATGGCGACGCCGTTATGGGTAATGCTGTCGCCGTACTCCAGGCCCTGCACGTGGATGTCGCCCAGGCGCGACTTGAGCACGCCCACGCCGGGCGCCGCCGCCAGGTAATGGCCGTGGCCGTAGCGCGCATGGTCGCCATGGGCATGCGTGATCACGGCCCGGTCGACCGGGCGCCAGGGGTCGATGTAGAACCCTCCAGGTACGCAATACAAGCCTTCCTTGCGGACGACGACCATGTCCCCCATGCGGTCCCTTTACAGAAAAAGCGCAGGCTTAAGCCGGCGCGAGAAACTCGGCCAGGAAGGTGCGCGGCTCTTCCTGGTCGGGAAATTCCAGTGTCACCTGGTTTCCGGCGACGGCGACGACCACGCCCTCGCCATACTTCGGCGCTGTGGCACGCGCACCGACGTCGAACTTCGGGCCGGACGGTTCAAGCGCCGGTTCGCGCTCGAACTCGTCGTCGCGGATCTCGATCTCCTCGAGCGCCAGCGCCGGCGGGTTGCGGCAGTTGTCGCACTTGCAGCACTTCTCGAAGCCCGCGACTTCGTCGTCGAAATAATCCAGCAACAGCTTCCAGCGACAGAAGCCGCTTACCGCATAGCCTACCATCTGATCGAGCGCTTCACGGTCCCGTTCAGCCTTCTGGACATACACCTCGGCCAATTGCCCGAACACTTGCGGGTCAGGCTCGCCCTTGGCCGGCAGGTACTCGAGCTTGCGGTTCTGGCGCAGCAGCTTGCCGTCCTTCAAGAGTTTGATGCACACCTTGAGCTTGGCCTCGCCCGCTTCCGCCAATGCCTCTTCCAGCCGCGCGGTGGTGACGGGCGCCTCTTGCGCCAGCTCGCGCACGACGGTGTAGACCGTCTGCAACTCGGCCGCCGCCGGATAGTGCTTGACCAGGAAGAATTGCTGGATGCGCTTGTCGTCCTGCAGGAACAGCAGCGTGCAGGTGGCGTCCAGGCCGTCGCGTCCGGCGCGGCCCGACTCCTGGTAATACGATTCGAGGTTGGCGGGAATCTGCAGGTGGATCACGAAGCGGGTATCGCTCTTGTCGATGCCCATGCCGAAGGCATTGGTGGCCACCATCACGCGCCGCTCGCCATCCATGAACAGGTCCTGGTTCTGCTTGCGCTCGGCGCTGGACAGCTTGCCGTGGTAGATGGTGACCGACTCGCCGGCCTCCTCCAGCACCGCCAGCATCTCTTCGGCCATCTTGACGGTGGCGGCGTAGACGATGCCGGTTCCTTCCGTTTCCTGCACCAGCTTGCGTGCCTGGGTCAGCTTTTCCTGGTGATTGGTCACCTGGACCACGCTGTAATGCAGATTCGGCCGGTAGATGCCGGTGTTGATGACGTTCAGCTTGCGGCCCAGCTGCTTGCCGATGTCGGCCACGACCTCCTCGGTCGCGGTCGCCGTCAGCGCCAGCACCGGCGGCTTGCCGAGGGCGTCGAGGGCGGCGGACAGGCCGATGTAGGCGGGGCGGAAATCATGGCCCCATTGCGAGATGCAATGGGCTTCGTCGACCACGACGATGTCGAGCGTGACCTGCTGGAGCACGGCGATGAATTCGGGCGAGACCAGGCGTTCCGGGGTGCAGAACACGATCTCGCAGGCCTCGGTGGCGATCGCCTCGATCGCGGCCGCTTCTTCCTCGGCGTTCAGGCTGCTGTTGACCTGGACCGAGCGGATGCCCAGCTCTTCCAGTTTCTCGAGCTGGTCCTTCATCAGGGAAATCAGGGGCGAGACGACAATGGTGATTCCCTCGAGCATCTTTGCGGGGATCTGGTAGCACAGCGACTTGCCGCCGCCGGTGGGCATGATCGCCAGCGTGTCCTTGCCGTCGAGGACGCTGTCGATGACGCGTTGCTGGCCGTCGCGCAACTGCTCGATTCCAAAGGTGGAACGCAGCAGGCGGCGGATGGTGTTGCGGCGCACGGCGAGCAGGCCGCGGTGCAGGAGTGTGGGTTCGTGTCGGGTCATGATGAACGCTACTCTAGGCCCGCCGCAGCGCCGCACCTATAGGACGCAGCCTACCTGACCCGTAGGAACTCAACTTTTGACATGACCAAAATTCATCGTGACAATGTCACAAGGTTTACTCCTACAAACCCACGGAGGTTTTGCCGATGGTTACGGCCGGAACGGGTGACTAAGATGACACCATCCTCACTACGCTTTCAACCATCAGGGAGTCTCATCATGGCACGCCAACATCCAATGACCTGGACCGCAGTCCACCTGGCACTGGCCAGTGCGGCCACCTGGCTGCTGCTGGAGACCGAAGCGCTGACCGGCGCCCTGCTGGTGGCTTTCCACTGAGCGGTTTTCTTGCCGATTAGTTAAGACTGATGCGGAGCACGGTGCCGCCTGTTGCAAACTGTCCCCCGGGGATGGGACCCGGCACGACGCCGTTGTTCGTCACATAGGCCGCGCCGTCCTCTCCGATGACCAGTCCGCCGGGGTAGAACAGCTGGTCGTAAATGACCGTCCGGCTCCCATCCGGATTCACCCTGATCAGACGGCCAGGCGGCTTCAGCGGCGGAGAGCCGAAGGACGCGCCTCTCCCGATTTCCAGCACGTACATGCGCTGCCAGCAGTCGAAGGCAAGCGCGACAATATTGGTGAAGCCGCTCGCGTAGGTTTGTACCAGACTGCCGTCCGGCGACATCCGATACACGTTGGCGCCGCCGACCGGGAAGGGAAAGCCGGTCAATTCGCCGACGTAGAGCCAGCCATCTTTGCCATCGACGATCGTGGTCGGTACCGACTGCATTGGAATCATCGCGCCGGGAGGCAGCGACAGCGAGGGCGGAGCGGGTACCATCCTTGCCGGGAAGGCGGCCAGTGTGGTGATCGTATGATTGGGCGCAATGCTGAAAATCGCGTTGGCGCCGGCATCGGCAACCAGGGTCTGACGGGGGAGCACGGCCAGGCCGTTCGGATTACTGTCGGCGCCGCCGGGTACCGGATTGTGGGTAAACTCGTAGGTGGCGATGTCCGCCTCTGCTCGGAGCCTGCCGCCCATGTTTAGTTGCAGCACTTTCCCAAGCATCCACGCTTTCCGTCCAACAGCATTTCGTGCCGGTGCTTCGGCGCCGAATCCCATCACGATCCTGGCCTGTCCGCCGGAGAATGCGATGTTTTGCGGACCCGTCCCGCCAAAACCATCCGGCTGCGCGGCGACCGACGGGAGCCCGGTAATGACGCGCCTGGGCCGCACGATCCCGCGCGGGTCGACCCGGGTGACCGCCCCTGTCTCGCCATAACATGCGGTCCTCTGGTCGCCCAGTACCAGGCAGCGTCCGTTTCCACCACTGCCGGCCTCGGTGACATACAGTTGACCATGCGGTCCAAATGCCAGTCCGCGTGGGTTATTCAGTCCTGTGGCGATGACCTCGACCCGCGGCGCAGCTTGTAATGCGGATGCGGCCACCAGCGTGGCCAGCATGAAAGGAAGGCGTAGCATGAGAGACTCCAGAGGAGATGAGGGCGCAGATCAGCATACTTTTTCAGGTCGCAGAAAAATATGATGGATGGGTATCGTTTGATACCGATCAATGATCCTTGTCGCGCACTGTCACGTCGCGGCGCCGCCAGCTAGCGCGATCTCAACCATGCTTGTAGAAGAACGTCGTCGCGCAGAATGTGCCATCGGGCATGAGCGCGTACTTCGGCACCACGCCGGCGCGCTGCCACCCGGCCCGCCCGTACAGGCGCTCGGCGTCGCCGCCGGTCACCGTATCGAGCACCAGCACGGATTTCCCCTCCTCCTTTGCCACCGCGTCGAGCGCCGCCAACAGCCGCTGGCCGATCCCGGCGCGGCGCGCGCGCCGGTGCACCAGCATCTTGGCGACGTCGGCCCGGTGCGGCTGGTTGTCCGGCATCGCCATGACGAGCTGCACGGTGCCGACGATGCGCCCGGCGCCGTCTTCGGCAACCAGCAGGGCGCGCTCGCCGCGCGCGACGCCGTCGGCCACGCCGCGCCAGAAGGCCAGCGCCTTGTCGCGGCCCAGGGGCAGCATGAAGCTGACGGACGCGCCGCCTTCGACGCAATCGACCAGCACGTCGGCCAGCGCCTCGATGGACCTTGCGGCTTCCCCGGCGCCAAGGCGCCGTACGGTGATGCTGTCGCTCATGCGTTTCTCCTGTTGGAAGTGACCAGCGCTACCAGGTAGCGCGCAGCCTTGCTGCCGGGGTTGTGGAAGCTGGTCGGCCGGTCCACGCGCATCGCCAGGCAGTCACCCGCCGCCAGGCGCCAGCGGGCGTCGCCGAGCGTGATGTCCATTTCTCCGTCGATCACCCACACCTGCTGCTGGAGGTCGACGTCGCGGACCGCGGTATCGAAGGCCACGCGCTGGCCGGCCGGGAACACGACCTCGACCAGCTGGATCGGCGACGGCGCCGCCGGAGAGAGGTGGCGGCGCTGGTAGCCGCTGACCGGATCGGTCCACACCGGCTGCTCGGCGGCGCGGGAGACCGGTGACGGCGGGTTGTCGCCCTCGCCGCCCTGCTCGAACAGCGCCGCCAGCGCGACGCCGAGGGCGGTGGCCAGCTTGTCGAGCACGGTGGCGGTGGCGCTGCTTTCGCCGCGTTCGATCAGGGAAATGGTCGAGCGGCCTACCCCGCTCAGCTCGGCGAGAGTGGCCAGGGAAAAGCCCCGTTCCTCGCGCAGGGTGCGCACGCGGCGCGAGATCAGTGTGTTGATGTCCATGAATCCATTATACTGGATTTGCATATCCAGTAAACTGGATACTGCGGACGTAAAAAAACGCCACCCCCATGACGGGAATGGCGTTCTGGTTTTGCTTAGGCCGCCTTGGCTTCCTCGGCCATGCTGTCATCTTCCACCGGCAGGCGCATCAGGTAGTCAAAAGCCGCCAGCGAGGCCTTGGCGCCCTCGCCCACCGCGATCACGATCTGCTTGAACGGCACCGTGGTGACGTCGCCGGCCGCATACACGCCCGGGATCGAGGTCTGGCCCTTGGCGTCGACTTCGATCTCGCCGTGCGCCGACAGGTCCAGCGTGCCCTTGAGCCATTCGGCGTTCGGCACCAGGCCGATCTGCACGAAGACGCCTTCCAGGTCGACGCGTTTCAGTTCGCCGCTGTTGCGGTCCTTGTACGACAGGCCATTGACGATCTTGCCGTCGCCGTGGATCTCGGTGGTCTGGGCCGACTTGATCACGGTGACGTTCTTCAGCGAGTAGAGCTTGCGCTGCAGGACCGCATCGGCACGCAGTTCGGCGCCGAACTCGATCAGGGTCACTTCCTTGACGATGCCCGCCAGGTCGATCGCCGCTTCGACGCCCGAGTTGCCGCCGCCGATCACGGCCACGCGCTTGCCCTTGAACAGCGGGCCGTCGCAGTGCGGGCAGTAGGCCACGCCCTTGTTGCGGTACTCGCGCTCGCCCGGCACGTTGATCTCGCGCCAGCGCGCGCCGGTGGCGATGATCACCGACTTCGACTTCAGCACGGCGCCGGTCTCGGTGTGCACCTCGATCATCTTGCCTTCGACCAGCTTGTTGGCACGCTGAGTGTTCATGATGTCGACCTCGTAGTGCTTGACGTGCTCTTCCAGGGCGACGGCGAACTTCGGACCGTCGGTTTCCTTCATCGAGACGAAGTTCTCGATGGCGAGCGTGTCCAGCACCTGGCCGCCGAAACGGTCGGCCAGCACGCCGGTGCGGATGCCCTTGCGGGCGGCGTAGATCGCCGCGGCCGCGCCGGCAGGACCGCCGCCGACGATCAGGACGTCGAACGGGTCTTTCTTGTTCAGCTCGGCTGCCTTGCGGGCGCCGGCGCCGGTGTCGATCTTGGACAGGATCTCTTCCACGCTGGTACGGCCCTGGCCGAAGTGCT from Massilia varians encodes:
- a CDS encoding ligase-associated DNA damage response exonuclease, with amino-acid sequence MGDMVVVRKEGLYCVPGGFYIDPWRPVDRAVITHAHGDHARYGHGHYLAAAPGVGVLKSRLGDIHVQGLEYGDSITHNGVAISLHPAGHVLGSAQIRMECGGEVWVASGDYKVEPDKTCAPFEPVRCDTFITESTFGLPIYRWDPEQQVIDEMNAWWRRNAEEGRCSVVFAYAFGKAQRILSRLDPSIGPIVCHGAVEPLNRVYRAGGVELPDTVMVSEIDKALLRRAIVIAPPSASGSPWMKRFGDYSDSFASGWMLLRGARRRRGVDRGFVLSDHADWPGLMSAIKATEAQQIIVTHGSIPTMVRWLCQNGLDAKGFDTEYGDEEEDEALPPAGAAAHKAPNEAPNEAPKEAEEGAPDA
- a CDS encoding RecQ family ATP-dependent DNA helicase, with the protein product MTRHEPTLLHRGLLAVRRNTIRRLLRSTFGIEQLRDGQQRVIDSVLDGKDTLAIMPTGGGKSLCYQIPAKMLEGITIVVSPLISLMKDQLEKLEELGIRSVQVNSSLNAEEEAAAIEAIATEACEIVFCTPERLVSPEFIAVLQQVTLDIVVVDEAHCISQWGHDFRPAYIGLSAALDALGKPPVLALTATATEEVVADIGKQLGRKLNVINTGIYRPNLHYSVVQVTNHQEKLTQARKLVQETEGTGIVYAATVKMAEEMLAVLEEAGESVTIYHGKLSSAERKQNQDLFMDGERRVMVATNAFGMGIDKSDTRFVIHLQIPANLESYYQESGRAGRDGLDATCTLLFLQDDKRIQQFFLVKHYPAAAELQTVYTVVRELAQEAPVTTARLEEALAEAGEAKLKVCIKLLKDGKLLRQNRKLEYLPAKGEPDPQVFGQLAEVYVQKAERDREALDQMVGYAVSGFCRWKLLLDYFDDEVAGFEKCCKCDNCRNPPALALEEIEIRDDEFEREPALEPSGPKFDVGARATAPKYGEGVVVAVAGNQVTLEFPDQEEPRTFLAEFLAPA
- a CDS encoding ScyD/ScyE family protein produces the protein MLRLPFMLATLVAASALQAAPRVEVIATGLNNPRGLAFGPHGQLYVTEAGSGGNGRCLVLGDQRTACYGETGAVTRVDPRGIVRPRRVITGLPSVAAQPDGFGGTGPQNIAFSGGQARIVMGFGAEAPARNAVGRKAWMLGKVLQLNMGGRLRAEADIATYEFTHNPVPGGADSNPNGLAVLPRQTLVADAGANAIFSIAPNHTITTLAAFPARMVPAPPSLSLPPGAMIPMQSVPTTIVDGKDGWLYVGELTGFPFPVGGANVYRMSPDGSLVQTYASGFTNIVALAFDCWQRMYVLEIGRGASFGSPPLKPPGRLIRVNPDGSRTVIYDQLFYPGGLVIGEDGAAYVTNNGVVPGPIPGGQFATGGTVLRISLN
- a CDS encoding GNAT family N-acetyltransferase; protein product: MSDSITVRRLGAGEAARSIEALADVLVDCVEGGASVSFMLPLGRDKALAFWRGVADGVARGERALLVAEDGAGRIVGTVQLVMAMPDNQPHRADVAKMLVHRRARRAGIGQRLLAALDAVAKEEGKSVLVLDTVTGGDAERLYGRAGWQRAGVVPKYALMPDGTFCATTFFYKHG
- a CDS encoding helix-turn-helix domain-containing protein, translating into MDINTLISRRVRTLREERGFSLATLAELSGVGRSTISLIERGESSATATVLDKLATALGVALAALFEQGGEGDNPPSPVSRAAEQPVWTDPVSGYQRRHLSPAAPSPIQLVEVVFPAGQRVAFDTAVRDVDLQQQVWVIDGEMDITLGDARWRLAAGDCLAMRVDRPTSFHNPGSKAARYLVALVTSNRRNA
- the ahpF gene encoding alkyl hydroperoxide reductase subunit F, producing MLDATLKKQLQAYLEKVVQPIELVASLDDSPKAREMDELLREIAALSDKITVRTDGANARKPSFSIKRVGTDIAVDFAGIPLGHEFSSLVLALLQVGGHPIKLDQAVIDQIKDLDGDYVFETFISLSCHNCPEVVQALNAMSVINPRIKVVAIDGGVFKSEVEARQIMAVPMMFLNGQHFGQGRTSVEEILSKIDTGAGARKAAELNKKDPFDVLIVGGGPAGAAAAIYAARKGIRTGVLADRFGGQVLDTLAIENFVSMKETDGPKFAVALEEHVKHYEVDIMNTQRANKLVEGKMIEVHTETGAVLKSKSVIIATGARWREINVPGEREYRNKGVAYCPHCDGPLFKGKRVAVIGGGNSGVEAAIDLAGIVKEVTLIEFGAELRADAVLQRKLYSLKNVTVIKSAQTTEIHGDGKIVNGLSYKDRNSGELKRVDLEGVFVQIGLVPNAEWLKGTLDLSAHGEIEVDAKGQTSIPGVYAAGDVTTVPFKQIVIAVGEGAKASLAAFDYLMRLPVEDDSMAEEAKAA